In candidate division WOR-3 bacterium, the following are encoded in one genomic region:
- a CDS encoding kelch repeat-containing protein, whose protein sequence is MNRYAVILCLLIGATVALNLSASDADTRTGNRLMGKGTKSATQPGNDGGAFGMVWTSRQSSPPPGRYWCPGTGVVRDTVYFLGGRIDYGGGNTNSTRTIWAYVPATNSWITTGLPTLLVPRRAGGGGRIGNKIYVAGGRDSTHTTLNTCEEFDVDTKTVTSKASMPGAGCWACASAVAGNKLYIIGDENNSGNTYEYDPAANQWYTKASLPAGRGWAAAAGAQGRVYVFGGSDAAGNTLSDCWEFNPANNTWTQKAAMPGPRIYHSAVTYNDTLIFVIGGANDGAGYGDSLVYCYHVPSNTWRIMTPMPTSRGWLMANQVGDAIYASLGSDCSTPTYLTVNEMARFLQHDVGVARLSPANRTPPNQRAVFRMLVKNYGEANEDFTVRMAVYDSIAGNNVIEDEKPVTGLGPGDSLWVVFDSLTPVTGNVYLVTASVTLTGDENPANDTLRTRVEVRLGSDPDGFGYIYESTQEPGDTVRFFWIDPTAGTPVTDWSPNADDGYSVRSLPFTFRYYDQYLNTINICTNGFLETSTLTSFSNTSFPTAITNHIAGWWDDLDLRSAGTVYQYNDPAGQYVVFAWVNVPRYNAPAETQTFEIVLYPNGVIRYNYLSMNGTLNSSTVGIQGLNGSNNWYHQYLYNGVPAHHIVDDSVAIIFYYPPYLGTEETTSPAVSVSKLPSILAGRELKLPAEFHHGRVTIYDVHGGVVKTVECARRLNLKHLPAGVYVVQLENGTTVSTRKLILMK, encoded by the coding sequence GTGAACCGCTATGCGGTAATCTTGTGTCTGTTAATCGGTGCAACAGTGGCGCTGAACCTGAGCGCCAGCGATGCCGACACCAGGACCGGAAACCGGTTAATGGGCAAGGGCACAAAATCCGCCACTCAGCCGGGCAACGATGGCGGCGCCTTCGGCATGGTCTGGACGAGCCGTCAGAGCTCACCACCGCCGGGCAGATACTGGTGTCCGGGAACAGGCGTAGTGCGGGATACAGTTTACTTCCTCGGCGGCAGAATTGATTACGGCGGCGGCAACACCAACTCCACACGAACCATCTGGGCATATGTGCCGGCAACCAACAGCTGGATTACCACCGGTCTGCCGACCCTGCTCGTGCCCCGTCGGGCAGGCGGTGGTGGCAGAATCGGCAACAAAATCTATGTTGCCGGTGGCAGAGATTCAACCCATACTACCCTGAACACCTGCGAGGAGTTTGATGTTGACACCAAGACGGTAACCTCAAAGGCAAGCATGCCCGGTGCTGGCTGCTGGGCGTGTGCCTCGGCGGTTGCAGGTAATAAGCTCTATATCATCGGCGATGAAAACAACTCCGGCAACACCTATGAATATGACCCGGCAGCGAACCAGTGGTATACCAAGGCGTCACTGCCTGCAGGCAGAGGCTGGGCAGCGGCTGCCGGTGCTCAGGGCAGGGTTTATGTGTTTGGCGGCAGTGATGCTGCCGGCAACACCCTGAGCGACTGCTGGGAGTTCAATCCCGCAAACAACACCTGGACCCAGAAGGCAGCAATGCCCGGACCGCGCATCTATCATTCGGCGGTGACTTACAACGACACACTGATTTTTGTCATCGGCGGCGCAAATGACGGAGCCGGCTATGGTGACAGTCTGGTCTACTGCTACCATGTGCCGAGCAACACCTGGCGCATAATGACGCCGATGCCCACCAGCCGGGGCTGGCTGATGGCAAACCAGGTTGGTGATGCGATCTATGCCAGTCTCGGTTCGGACTGCAGCACTCCGACCTATCTGACGGTCAACGAAATGGCGCGATTTCTGCAGCACGATGTCGGGGTTGCCCGTCTGTCGCCCGCCAATCGCACCCCGCCAAATCAGCGGGCGGTCTTCAGGATGCTGGTGAAGAATTATGGTGAAGCCAATGAGGATTTTACCGTGCGGATGGCGGTGTATGATTCCATCGCCGGTAATAATGTGATTGAAGATGAAAAACCGGTGACCGGACTGGGACCTGGTGACTCGCTGTGGGTGGTGTTTGATTCGCTGACACCGGTAACTGGTAATGTGTATCTGGTAACCGCGAGCGTCACTCTGACCGGAGACGAGAACCCGGCTAACGACACCCTGCGCACCCGGGTTGAGGTCCGGCTCGGCAGTGACCCGGACGGGTTCGGCTATATTTACGAGTCTACGCAGGAACCCGGGGATACGGTGCGGTTCTTCTGGATTGATCCGACCGCGGGCACACCGGTTACCGACTGGAGTCCGAATGCGGATGACGGCTATTCGGTCCGGAGTCTGCCCTTCACCTTCCGGTATTACGACCAGTACCTGAACACCATTAACATCTGCACCAACGGCTTTCTGGAGACCAGCACCCTGACCAGTTTCAGCAACACCTCCTTTCCGACCGCAATCACCAACCACATCGCCGGCTGGTGGGATGACTTGGACCTGCGCAGTGCCGGCACGGTCTATCAGTATAACGACCCTGCGGGCCAGTATGTGGTGTTTGCCTGGGTGAATGTCCCGCGCTACAATGCCCCGGCTGAAACCCAGACCTTTGAAATTGTCCTCTACCCCAACGGGGTAATCCGGTACAATTACCTGTCCATGAATGGAACACTCAACTCCAGCACCGTCGGCATTCAGGGGCTGAACGGCAGCAACAACTGGTATCATCAGTATCTCTATAACGGTGTGCCGGCACACCACATCGTTGACGACTCGGTGGCGATCATCTTCTATTATCCGCCGTATCTGGGAACCGAAGAAACGACATCACCGGCAGTCAGCGTAAGCAAACTGCCGTCAATTCTTGCCGGTCGCGAACTGAAATTACCGGCAGAGTTTCATCACGGACGGGTCACCATCTACGATGTTCACGGCGGAGTGGTCAAAACGGTTGAATGTGCCCGCAGACTGAACCTGAAGCACCTCCCGGCCGGGGTGTATGTGGTGCAGCTGGAGAACGGTACAACCGTCAGCACCCGGAAACTGATTCTGATGAAATGA
- a CDS encoding thiamine-phosphate pyrophosphorylase: MRQNCQPELSSKQARIIDANINRLTEGLRVIEDIIRFGLEDEPLLARIRNLRIRLSKKIAPLRRAVISSRSSENDPGRSDRFDRMKRRGLEDVLTANFKRSEEAARVLEEMLKLEYTKDRRRYASFFKQLRFTLYSLEKRALARLEQLRA, translated from the coding sequence ATGCGGCAGAACTGCCAGCCGGAACTAAGTTCCAAACAGGCAAGAATCATCGATGCCAATATCAACCGGCTGACTGAAGGATTACGGGTGATTGAAGATATCATCCGGTTCGGACTGGAGGATGAACCGCTACTTGCGCGGATCCGGAATCTGCGCATCCGGCTCAGCAAAAAAATTGCACCATTGCGTCGGGCAGTGATTTCTTCTCGTTCCAGTGAAAACGACCCGGGCAGGTCCGACCGGTTTGACCGGATGAAACGCCGAGGTCTGGAGGATGTGCTCACCGCCAATTTCAAGCGGTCCGAGGAAGCAGCACGGGTACTGGAGGAAATGCTTAAACTGGAATACACCAAAGACCGCCGGCGATATGCCTCCTTCTTCAAGCAGCTCCGGTTTACACTTTATTCACTGGAAAAACGCGCACTTGCCCGGCTGGAGCAACTGCGGGCTTGA
- a CDS encoding transporter translates to MKLVKALFVALFLLCAEMQGTPLIVRTGNVNKPFQLLGWVTATYYEHNQLYDWTQDRFDRVSTPLKVFNADLMAGIGLPGNIDLNLVMPVTSKTYGNLNSSGIGDMMLMARYGLFQGSILPLRAALGMGLYLPTGKKDATPALGDGSTDLGFGVSLITANIPFVTGHLRGAYWLNGKNGDVKYGNLLEYVAVLDLGVLPGLTPELALSGYTQDRQQVSGIAVPNSELNRSFFHALLIWKPLPMLTIRPKVALPLKPLCKGGGLADFYPGLDVWVTVP, encoded by the coding sequence ATGAAGCTGGTAAAAGCATTGTTTGTGGCCCTGTTTCTGCTGTGTGCCGAGATGCAGGGCACACCGCTGATTGTCCGGACCGGTAATGTCAACAAGCCGTTTCAGCTGCTGGGCTGGGTGACCGCCACCTATTACGAGCACAATCAGCTCTACGACTGGACCCAAGACCGGTTTGACCGGGTGTCAACCCCGCTGAAGGTCTTCAATGCCGATCTGATGGCCGGTATCGGTCTGCCGGGTAACATTGACCTCAATCTTGTGATGCCGGTAACAAGCAAAACCTACGGTAATCTCAATTCCAGCGGTATCGGGGATATGATGCTCATGGCGCGCTACGGGCTGTTTCAGGGTTCAATCCTGCCGCTGCGGGCAGCGCTGGGCATGGGTCTTTACCTGCCAACGGGCAAAAAGGATGCGACCCCGGCGCTGGGCGACGGCTCAACCGACCTCGGATTCGGCGTTTCGCTGATCACCGCCAATATCCCGTTTGTCACCGGCCATCTGCGTGGTGCCTACTGGCTCAACGGCAAGAATGGTGATGTCAAGTATGGCAATCTGCTGGAGTATGTGGCGGTGCTGGATTTGGGCGTCCTGCCCGGCCTGACTCCGGAACTGGCACTTTCCGGCTATACGCAGGACCGGCAGCAGGTCAGTGGGATCGCAGTTCCCAATTCCGAGCTGAACCGGAGCTTCTTCCATGCCCTGCTGATCTGGAAGCCGCTGCCGATGCTGACGATCCGGCCGAAGGTGGCACTGCCACTCAAACCGCTGTGCAAAGGTGGCGGTCTGGCAGACTTTTATCCCGGACTGGATGTCTGGGTAACTGTGCCTTAA